The Dasypus novemcinctus isolate mDasNov1 chromosome 12, mDasNov1.1.hap2, whole genome shotgun sequence genome includes a window with the following:
- the TMBIM6 gene encoding bax inhibitor 1, which produces MNVFDRKINFDALFKFSHITPSTQQHLKKVYASFALCMFVAAAGAYVHVVTHFIQAGLLSALGSLGLMIWLMTTPHSRETEQKRLGLLAGFAFLTGIGLGPALELCIAINPSILPTAFMGTAMIFTCFTLSALYARRRSYLFLGGILMSAMSLMLLSSLGNLFFGSIWLFQANLYVGLVVMCGFVLFDTQLIIEKAENGDKDYIWHCVDLFLDFVTLFRKLMMILAMNEKDKKKEKK; this is translated from the exons ATGAACGTATTTGATCGGAAGATCAACTTTGATGCGCTCTTTAAATTTTCCCACAT AACCCCCTCGACGCAGCAGCACCTGAAGAAGGTCTATGCCAGTTTTGCACTTTGTATGTTTGTGGCAGCTGCAGGGGCCTATGTCCATGTGGTCACTCATTTCATTCAG GCTGGCCTGCTGTCTGCCCTGGGCTCCCTGGGGTTGATGATTTGGCTGATGACAACACCCCATAGCCGTGAAACTGAGCAGAAAAGACTAGGACTTCTTGCTGGCTTTGCCTTCCTTACAG gaattgGCCTGGGCCCTGCCCTGGAGTTGTGTATTGCCATCAACCCAAG TATCCTTCCCACTGCCTTCATGGGAACAGCAATGATCTTTACTTGCTTCACCCTGAGTGCACTCTATGCCAGGCGTCGTAGCTACCTCTTCCTGGGAG GTATCTTGATGTCAGCCATGAGCCTAATGCTACTGTCTTCCCTGGGGAATCTTTTCTTTGGATCCATTTGGCTTTTCCAG GCAAACCTGTATGTGGGACTGGTGGTCATGTGTGGCTTTGTCCTTTTTGATACTCAACTCATTATTGAAAAGGCTGAAAATGGAGATAAGGATTATATCTG GCACTGTGTTGATCTCTTCTTGGATTTTGTTACTCTATTCAGAAAACTCATGATGATCCTGGCTATGAATGAGAAG gacaagaagaaagagaagaaatga